A part of Myxococcus landrumus genomic DNA contains:
- a CDS encoding tetratricopeptide repeat protein, which produces MYNLLISLAVGFLVALLVKLANFSIWAGLVPGLIAAVITFILLARRVASRIQGLMSTVQQDLQSQPTSQKDAQGRVERAVKTLEKGLVYEKWQFMVGPEIHAQIGMLKYMVKDLDGAQAHFNKGSSRNYMAKAMEGALYFQRENVPAMKTAFEAACKSGKKEPIVWAAYAWCLLQKKEKDEALKVLGRAVEENPKDEKLKGSLAQLQNDKRLKMKPYEPTWWQFGLETPPMMPPSGGGGRRMQFITRR; this is translated from the coding sequence ATGTACAACCTTCTCATCTCGCTGGCAGTGGGATTCCTGGTCGCGCTGCTGGTGAAGCTCGCGAACTTCTCCATCTGGGCCGGGCTTGTCCCGGGCCTGATTGCCGCCGTCATCACCTTCATCCTCCTGGCAAGGCGGGTCGCCAGCCGCATCCAGGGGCTCATGTCGACGGTGCAGCAGGACCTCCAGTCCCAGCCCACCAGCCAGAAGGACGCCCAGGGCCGGGTCGAGCGCGCCGTCAAGACGCTGGAGAAAGGCCTCGTCTACGAGAAGTGGCAGTTCATGGTGGGCCCCGAGATTCACGCCCAGATTGGCATGTTGAAGTACATGGTGAAGGACCTGGATGGCGCCCAGGCCCACTTCAACAAGGGCAGCTCTCGCAACTACATGGCCAAGGCCATGGAGGGCGCCCTCTACTTCCAGCGTGAGAATGTCCCGGCGATGAAGACCGCCTTCGAAGCCGCCTGCAAGAGCGGCAAGAAGGAGCCCATCGTCTGGGCCGCCTACGCCTGGTGCCTCCTCCAGAAGAAGGAGAAGGATGAGGCCCTCAAGGTGCTCGGCCGCGCCGTCGAGGAGAACCCCAAGGACGAGAAGCTCAAGGGCAGCCTCGCCCAGCTCCAGAACGACAAGCGTCTGAAGATGAAGCCTTACGAGCCCACCTGGTGGCAGTTCGGCCTGGAGACACCGCCGATGATGCCGCCTTCGGGTGGCGGCGGGCGCCGGATGCAGTTCATTACGCGACGCTGA
- a CDS encoding response regulator gives MKVLLVEDDASLREGMGELISDLAEVRSVGEVGEALAALRQERFELVVTDLRIGGGEAGGRAVLEAARKGRQAVAIVSAASPEEVARALRPSIPDGILVKPFQIEDILGLVERFLSAHRGVEAASRGTTPSEGDWVECAPGVHLASPGGGAGGAIWVRMVAEGTWAWAARPRGREAALLLEGELIIEGARFVAPATFFVGAEDAPEVRSPNGCLVITLGLDG, from the coding sequence ATGAAGGTTCTGCTGGTCGAGGACGACGCGAGCCTGCGGGAAGGCATGGGTGAGCTGATCTCCGACCTGGCGGAGGTGCGCTCGGTGGGAGAGGTCGGAGAGGCGCTGGCGGCCCTGCGGCAGGAGCGCTTCGAGCTCGTCGTCACGGACCTTCGGATAGGTGGGGGCGAGGCGGGCGGTCGCGCCGTGCTGGAGGCGGCCCGGAAGGGGCGTCAGGCGGTGGCCATCGTCAGCGCGGCGTCTCCCGAAGAGGTCGCACGGGCCCTGCGGCCCTCGATTCCGGACGGCATCCTGGTGAAGCCCTTTCAGATCGAGGACATCCTCGGGCTGGTGGAGCGCTTCCTGTCCGCGCACCGGGGCGTGGAGGCGGCCTCTCGCGGGACGACTCCCTCTGAAGGCGACTGGGTGGAGTGTGCGCCTGGGGTGCATCTGGCCTCGCCTGGAGGGGGCGCCGGGGGCGCCATCTGGGTGCGGATGGTGGCGGAGGGGACGTGGGCCTGGGCGGCTCGGCCCCGTGGACGGGAGGCGGCCCTGTTGTTGGAGGGCGAGTTGATCATTGAAGGGGCGCGATTCGTCGCCCCGGCGACGTTCTTCGTGGGCGCGGAGGATGCCCCGGAGGTGCGCTCACCCAACGGGTGCCTCGTCATCACGCTGGGCCTGGACGGTTGA